The following are encoded together in the Lathyrus oleraceus cultivar Zhongwan6 chromosome 3, CAAS_Psat_ZW6_1.0, whole genome shotgun sequence genome:
- the LOC127125640 gene encoding F-box/kelch-repeat protein At1g57790 has protein sequence MGNCVCMISKNKKRNSKLVISDNLKKQTWDDLPSELLELILSRLIVADNIRASAVCKIWHSVATSVRVVNQSPWLMNIQKCSHWYEIYDPVQRKTHFIQFPELKDCRVCYTKEGWLLLYRWPQRYPFFFFNPFTRELIKLPRFDRTRKVEFAAFSCSPKSTGCVVFVAQDVSSTVLTISTCSPEANEWKTANYQKGSHFSYSALPQIVVFKGLFYCLSPTGWLGVFDPYDSTWSILEVLPPKCLESFSAKTCQPCEFFNEHEGHIFLIYVYFDEDPVIFKLDEALMEWKEVRTLDGAIFFISFLSCHSKTYIAGIMRNSVYFPKLLSNEKCCMSFSLDHHRYYLRENSNSRDLIELIGCDSIWIEAPEGFAGWM, from the exons ATGGGCAATTGTGTTTGCATGATCTCCAAGAACAAGAAAAGGAATTCCAAACT GGTGATAAGTGACAATTTGAAGAAGCAAACCTGGGACGATCTCCCTAGTGAACTCTTAGAATTGATTTTGTCTAGATTGATTGTAGCGGATAACATTCGTGCTTCTGCtgtttgcaagatatggcattCTGTTGCCACTTCTGTGCGTGTTGTGAACCAATCACCTTGGCTTATGAATATACAAAAATGTAGTCATTGGTATGAGATCTACGACCCTGTGCAGCGTAAGACCCATTTCATTCAGTTTCCAGAGTTGAAAGATTGCAGGGTATGCTATACAAAAGAAGGATGGCTATTGCTATATCGATGGCCCCAAAGGTATCCGTTTTTTTTCTTTAATCCCTTTACTAGGGAGCTGATCAAACTGCCAAGATTTGACAGGACACGCAAGGTTGAATTTGCCGCCTTCTCGTGCTCTCCGAAGTCAACTGGATGTGTTGTATTTGTTGCTCAAGATGTTAGTTCTACTGTTCTAACTATTAGCACATGTTCTCCCGAGGCAAATGAATGGAAAACTGCTAACTACCAAAAAGGCTCGCATTTTTCTTATAGCGCCTTGCCTCAAATTGTTGTTTTTAAAGGATTATTTTATTGTTTGAGTCCCACAGGTTGGTTAGGGGTGTTTGACCCATATGATTCTACTTGGAGTATTCTGGAAGTACTGCCACCCAAGTGCCTAGAGAGTTTTAGTGCCAAAACCTGTCAGCCATGCGAATTTTTCAACGAGCATGAAGGACATATTTTCCTAATTTATGTATATTTTGATGAGGACCCAGTCATTTTCAAGTTAGATGAGGCGCTAATGGAATGGAAAGAAGTGAGAACGTTAGATGGAGCGatattttttattagttttttgTCATGTCATTCTAAGACTTACATTGCAGGAATAATGAGAAATAGTGTCTACTTTCCCAAATTACTTTCCAATGAAAAATGTTGCATGTCCTTCTCTCTTGATCACCATAGATATTATCTTAGAGAGAACTCGAACTCGCGTGACTTGATAGAACTGATTGGTTGTGACAGCATCTGGATTGAGGCACCAGAAGGATTTGCTGGCTGGATGTAA